A single Clavibacter nebraskensis NCPPB 2581 DNA region contains:
- a CDS encoding anthranilate synthase component I family protein translates to MHEADARAAGQVVGRRLGAWHDPEAVFLALFADERAGDVAWLDDSAGEGWSYLAASAGTTVDWPRGVFAGLAGMLPASPDERSAPARADADADALPDGLAFRLGVVGWIPYDAWTETVPLHHAPPSASAEAAAPVPAAALRVDRLLAFDHAAGEVWAVARAGDPWPRSVEEELARVAASGARPVPRNADEDADADATLVWRHDDATYLDLIRSCQESIRRGDAYQLCLTNSAAIPGAVDAVRVHVALRALSPTHHGAFLRVGGTALVSASPERFVEVDARGTLRTLPIKGTRPRHADPAADARARADLLASEKERAENVMIVDLMRNDLSRVCVLGSVRVTSLFAVEAYAQVHQLVSRVEGELAPGVSAVDAVRALFPAGSMTGAPKSAAVGILAALEGGPRGVYAGAFGWFGDDGRVDLAMVIRSVVVTDGRATVGAGGGITALSVPEEELEEVRVKAAPLLAAVRAGRLGSPRPPLPSAPDPARPAAPPTGSGPHPRVH, encoded by the coding sequence ATGCACGAGGCCGACGCGCGCGCCGCGGGGCAGGTCGTCGGCCGACGGCTGGGCGCATGGCACGACCCGGAGGCGGTGTTCCTCGCGCTCTTCGCGGACGAGCGGGCCGGCGACGTCGCCTGGCTCGACGACTCGGCGGGGGAGGGCTGGAGCTACCTCGCGGCGTCCGCCGGGACGACCGTGGACTGGCCGCGGGGCGTGTTCGCGGGGCTGGCGGGGATGCTGCCCGCGTCCCCGGACGAGCGCTCCGCGCCCGCGCGCGCCGATGCCGACGCCGACGCCCTCCCGGACGGCCTCGCCTTCCGGCTGGGTGTGGTCGGCTGGATCCCGTACGACGCCTGGACCGAGACCGTCCCGCTCCATCACGCCCCGCCGAGCGCGTCCGCCGAGGCCGCAGCCCCGGTGCCCGCCGCCGCACTCCGCGTCGACCGCCTCCTCGCCTTCGACCACGCGGCGGGGGAGGTCTGGGCCGTCGCCCGAGCCGGGGATCCCTGGCCGCGCTCCGTCGAGGAGGAGCTCGCCCGCGTGGCCGCGTCGGGCGCGCGTCCCGTCCCGCGTAACGCGGACGAGGACGCCGACGCCGACGCCACCCTCGTCTGGCGCCACGACGACGCCACCTACCTCGACCTCATCCGCTCCTGCCAGGAGTCCATCCGCCGCGGCGACGCCTACCAGCTGTGCCTCACGAACAGCGCGGCGATCCCGGGAGCCGTCGATGCCGTCCGCGTGCACGTCGCCCTCCGCGCCCTCAGCCCCACCCACCACGGCGCCTTCCTCCGCGTGGGCGGCACGGCCCTCGTCAGCGCGTCGCCCGAGCGGTTCGTGGAGGTCGACGCGCGCGGCACGCTCCGCACCCTGCCCATCAAGGGCACGCGACCCCGCCACGCGGATCCCGCCGCCGACGCCCGGGCGCGCGCCGACCTCCTCGCCAGCGAGAAGGAGCGCGCGGAGAACGTCATGATCGTCGACCTCATGCGCAACGACCTCAGCCGCGTGTGCGTGCTCGGATCCGTGCGCGTCACGAGCCTGTTCGCCGTCGAGGCGTACGCGCAGGTGCACCAGCTCGTGAGCCGCGTCGAGGGGGAGCTGGCCCCGGGCGTCTCGGCCGTCGACGCCGTGCGCGCCCTGTTCCCCGCGGGATCCATGACGGGTGCCCCGAAGTCGGCGGCCGTCGGCATCCTCGCCGCGCTCGAGGGCGGGCCGCGCGGCGTCTACGCGGGCGCGTTCGGCTGGTTCGGCGACGACGGCCGCGTCGACCTCGCCATGGTGATCCGCTCGGTCGTCGTCACGGACGGCCGCGCGACGGTCGGCGCCGGCGGCGGGATCACGGCGCTGTCCGTCCCCGAGGAGGAGCTCGAGGAGGTGCGCGTGAAGGCCGCGCCG
- a CDS encoding aminotransferase class IV, giving the protein MSSEKILRWTAAGWAPEPADPAGGGLEEARPAGHRVLAADSFLVDDGRVLALDVHRQRFLASLRVQAAAVPDPAAFLDAAVAALPRDGAWFPRVEALRGPDGDTARLLVRPAPERTASVVLRDHDGPDPRTMPRVKGPDLHALGALRSRASRYGAGEAVILAADGTIVEGAYSAILWWHGDALAVVEGDVPRIPSVTERSIVALATALGVDVLHERVRPADLDGREVWAVSALHGIRLVRGWIDGPATAAEPGRVRAWRTRLDALRRELPAG; this is encoded by the coding sequence ATGAGTTCCGAGAAGATCCTCCGGTGGACCGCGGCGGGCTGGGCGCCGGAACCCGCGGATCCCGCCGGTGGAGGGCTCGAGGAGGCGCGACCCGCCGGGCACCGGGTGCTCGCGGCCGACTCGTTCCTCGTCGACGACGGCCGCGTCCTCGCGCTCGACGTGCACCGCCAGCGCTTCCTCGCGTCGCTGCGCGTGCAGGCCGCGGCCGTGCCGGATCCCGCCGCCTTCCTCGACGCCGCGGTCGCCGCGCTGCCCCGGGACGGCGCGTGGTTCCCGCGCGTCGAGGCGCTCCGCGGGCCCGACGGCGACACCGCGCGGCTCCTCGTGCGACCGGCGCCGGAGCGCACGGCGTCGGTGGTGCTCCGCGACCACGACGGCCCGGATCCGCGCACGATGCCGCGCGTCAAGGGACCTGACCTGCACGCGCTGGGAGCCCTGCGCAGCCGCGCGTCCCGGTACGGCGCGGGCGAGGCGGTGATCCTCGCGGCCGACGGCACGATCGTGGAGGGCGCCTACAGCGCGATCCTGTGGTGGCACGGCGACGCTCTCGCGGTCGTCGAGGGCGACGTGCCGCGGATCCCGAGCGTCACCGAGCGCAGCATCGTCGCCCTGGCGACGGCCCTCGGCGTCGACGTGCTGCACGAGCGGGTGCGGCCGGCCGACCTCGACGGCCGCGAGGTGTGGGCGGTCAGCGCGCTGCACGGGATCCGCCTGGTGCGCGGCTGGATCGACGGCCCGGCCACCGCCGCCGAGCCCGGCCGCGTGCGCGCGTGGCGCACGCGGCTGGATGCGCTGCGGCGCGAGCTGCCCGCGGGCTGA